One genomic window of Dunckerocampus dactyliophorus isolate RoL2022-P2 chromosome 7, RoL_Ddac_1.1, whole genome shotgun sequence includes the following:
- the pycard gene encoding apoptosis-associated speck-like protein containing a CARD → MAYNKKAVCASLENLSKSNFEKFRQALVDRRGDRRVPFSRVEDKNHLEVTNVLVSTFTEDGAPSVAAELLREIGCFDEAQNLDEEISKHSSKAPLDKQRPAGGPPGGPDDEKHFVDRHKMELIKRLTNINPILDHLLEKKVIKDEVYEEIRAVKSNQQKMREIYIQALKSGNRAKDIFLEALAENDPYLVEDLKENK, encoded by the exons ATGGCTTACAATAAGAAGGCAGTCTGTGCTTCGCTGGAGAACCTTTCCAAGAGTAACTTCGAAAAGTTCCGCCAGGCTCTAGTGGACCGCCGCGGGGACCGGAGGGTGCCGTTCAGCAGGGTGGAGGACAAGAACCATCTGGAGGTCACCAACGTGCTGGTGTCCACCTTCACCGAGGACGGGGCTCCGTCAGTTGCCGCCGAGCTTTTGAGGGAGATCGGCTGCTTCGACGAGGCGCAGAATCTGG ATGAGGAGATTAGCAAACACTCCTCGAAAGCACCTTTGGACAAAC AACGCCCGGCTGGAGGCCCGCCCGGAGGCCCGGACGACG AGAAGCATTTTGTGGATCGACACAAGATGGAGCTGATCAAGCGACTGACCAACATTAATCCCATTCTGGATCACCTCCTGGAAAAGAAAGTCATCAAGGATGAAGTTTATGAGGAAATCAGGGCTGTGAAGTCCAACCAGCAGAAGATGCGGGAAATCTACATACAGGCTCTCAAATCTGGCAACCGGGCCAAAGATATCTTCTTGGAGGCCCTGGCAGAGAACGACCCGTACCTCGTGGAAGACCTCAAGGAGAACAAGTAG
- the dnajc28 gene encoding dnaJ homolog subfamily C member 28, which translates to MTVICRLLVSCSSSSHGPLLLRRALSGRPQISGSLRESYRLLQLPEGEPVSAVRVKESYLRLAKLYHPDSGAPTADAVLFARVEEAYRSVLAHRSEAGKDTDKEDEDKPPGAAPQHRHYLSYEGVGSGTPSQRERQYRQFRVDRASERVLDYRQREHERAAAAEGALVERDLRQRSRKIQITQAVERLVEDLIQESMARGDFRNLSGAGKPLNKFEHNPYADPMTHNLNRILIDNGYQPPWVVTQRDIRQAAAHIRSTLLEGRAQLAEAMDPTERSRWGELCAGAEEELAKLNKMVDNYNLIVPTLQMQMVHFSLPREVKRAEMAARQRGLEQRRERERRKEERRRANATNTKSGNTKPGLMSWMQSWLR; encoded by the coding sequence ATGACCGTCATTTGCCGTCTCCTGGTGTCCTGCAGCTCCTCCTCTCACGGACCTCTCCTGCTGCGCCGAGCGTTGAGCGGCAGACCTCAGATCAGCGGCAGCCTGCGAGAGAGCTACCGGCTGCTGCAGCTGCCCGAAGGCGAGCCAGTCAGCGCCGTTCGGGTTAAGGAGTCCTACCTGCGCCTGGCCAAGCTTTACCACCCCGACTCTGGCGCTCCCACCGCTGATGCGGTCCTGTTCGCCCGAGTCGAGGAGGCCTACCGGTCAGTTCTGGCTCACCGGAGCGAGGCAGGGAAGGACACAGACAAGGAGGACGAGGACAAGCCCCCAGGTGCGGCCCCCCAGCATAGACACTACCTCAGCTACGAGGGTGTGGGCTCAGGCACCCCCAGTCAACGTGAACGCCAGTACCGGCAGTTCCGTGTGGACCGGGCGTCCGAGCGGGTCCTGGACTACCGGCAGAGGGAGCACGAGAGGGCTGCGGCTGCGGAGGGGGCGCTGGTGGAGCGGGACCTGCGTCAGCGCAGCAGGAAGATTCAAATCACCCAAGCGGTCGAGCGGCTGGTGGAGGACCTGATCCAGGAGTCTATGGCGCGCGGGGACTTCCGCAATCTGAGCGGCGCCGGGAAGCCTCTCAACAAGTTTGAGCACAACCCCTACGCCGACCCCATGACCCACAACCTCAATCGCATCCTCATCGACAACGGCTACCAGCCACCCTGGGTGGTCACGCAGCGCGACATCCGCCAGGCCGCCGCGCACATCCGCAGCACCTTACTGGAGGGGAGGGCCCAGCTGGCGGAAGCCATGGACCCGACGGAGCGCAGCCGCTGGGGGGAGCTGTGTGCCGGCGCTGAGGAGGAGCTGGCCAAGCTCAACAAGATGGTGGACAACTACAACCTGATCGTGCCCACGCTCCAGATGCAAATGGTGCACTTCAGCTTGCCGCGGGAGGTGAAGCGTGCCGAGATGGCGGCCCGCCAACGCGGACTGGAGCAGCGGAGGGAGCGagagaggaggaaggaggagaggaggagagcCAACGCCACCAACACAAAGTCTGGAAACACAAAGCCGGGCCTGATGTCTTGGATGCAAAGCTGGCTGAGATGA
- the LOC129184695 gene encoding potassium voltage-gated channel subfamily E member 1 — protein sequence MSHINATELTSVLLSLLHHCINRTAPSQLPPLSQNHTGIGTSPWATRAQSQTQAVLYILVVLGMFSFFSFGVMLSFIRSKKLESSHDPYHLYIAHDWTRKRTPCTAALGLAQGAAGSVVICNPATGEGTPEQEQ from the coding sequence aTGTCTCACATCAACGCTACCGAGTTGACTTCCGTGTTGCTCTCCCTCTTGCATCACTGCATCAACAGAACCGCTCCTTCGCAGCTTCCCCCGCTCTCGCAGAACCACACCGGCATCGGCACATCACCGTGGGCGACTCGGGCCCAGTCCCAGACCCAGGCCGTGCTCTACATCCTCGTGGTGCTCGGCATGTTCAGCTTCTTCTCCTTCGGGGTCATGCTCAGCTTCATCCGCTCCAAGAAGCTGGAGAGCTCCCACGACCCGTACCACCTGTACATCGCACACGACTGGACCCGGAAGAGGACACCGTGCACGGCCGCCCTGGGTCTGGCTCAGGGGGCAGCGGGGTCTGTGGTCATCTGTAACCCAGCAACAGGGGAGGGGACGCCAGAACAAGAGCAGTAA